In Fundulus heteroclitus isolate FHET01 chromosome 18, MU-UCD_Fhet_4.1, whole genome shotgun sequence, a single genomic region encodes these proteins:
- the si:dkey-52l18.4 gene encoding uncharacterized protein si:dkey-52l18.4: protein MYAFLLSAISCLCFLQGGVLSEECSQSVLGKRETFPVASGSSLSLSCVVQHCGHSWSGKWAWENTTGYSTDVKDSARHLLSNFTLDANKTKLNLKIAGVIQSDEGSYRCNVQWSDRSSDVSHWMQVNVTKGVASQRKILHRVLVCTGAFLCLPAILGLARCLSSEVKPQPHPRIEVLYAAVNNDRSQQPPQPLPRRPVPKKRTAPPHRAPPTPQKKPELLYADISQDALRKHEAEREPVQPTVYSSVRFSP from the exons GTGTTCTTTCGGAAGAATGCAGTCAGAGCGTTCTTGGGAAACGTGAAACTTTCCCGGTGGCTTCGGGGAGCAGTTTGTCTCTGTCTTGTGTGGTTCAACACTGTGGACACAGCTGGAGCGGCAAATGGGCGTGGGAGAACACGACAGGGTACAGTACCGATGTTAAAGACAGCGCGAGGCACCTTCTCTCCAACTTCACACTCGACGCCAACAAAACCAAGCTGAATTTAAAGATTGCGGGTGTAATCCAGTCAGATGAAGGCTCCTACAGATGCAATGTGCAATGGAGTGACAGaagctctgatgtgagccaCTGGATGCAAGTGAACGTGACGAAAG GTGTTGCCTCTCAGAGAAAAATACTACACAGGGTTTTGGTCTGCACCGGTGCCTTCCTTTGTCTTCCTGCCATTCTGGGATTGGCTCGCTGCCTCAGTTCAGAGGTCAAGCCGCAGCCACATCCCAGGATAGAGGTCCTATATGCAGCTGTGAACAATGATAGATCACAACAGCCTCCGCAGCCTCTGCCCCGGCGCCCGGTACCAAAGAAACGCACCGCTCCTCCTCACAGAG CTCCACCGACGCCCCAGAAAAAGCCCGAG CTGCTGTATGCAGACATTTCTCAGGACGCCCTGAGGAAGCACGAGGCCGAGAGAGAGCCGGTTCAGCCCACCGTCTACTCATCCGTCAGGTTTTCCCCCTGA